The following coding sequences are from one Myxococcus guangdongensis window:
- a CDS encoding GPW/gp25 family protein, translated as MHIAFPYRLDGRGRTADADLDTHVRHLIEQVLFTSPGERVNRPTFGTGLGQLVFAPNSSELATATQFLVQGALQQWLGDLIQVEAVETRSEEASLHVTVRYVVRRTQQRQTAQFSREL; from the coding sequence ATGCACATCGCCTTCCCCTATCGCCTGGATGGACGGGGCCGCACGGCGGACGCGGACCTGGACACGCACGTGCGGCACCTCATCGAGCAGGTGCTCTTCACCTCGCCCGGTGAGCGCGTCAATCGGCCCACCTTCGGCACGGGCCTGGGGCAGCTCGTCTTCGCGCCCAACAGCTCCGAGCTGGCCACCGCCACGCAGTTCCTGGTGCAGGGCGCGCTCCAGCAGTGGCTGGGCGACCTCATCCAGGTGGAGGCGGTGGAGACGCGCAGCGAGGAGGCCTCCCTCCACGTGACGGTGCGCTACGTGGTGCGCCGCACCCAGCAGCGCCAGACGGCGCAGTTCTCACGGGAGCTCTGA
- a CDS encoding phage baseplate assembly protein V, producing the protein MSSYFGKYRGEVINNIDPLMMGRVQVKVPTVLGDSQLGWAMPCMPYGGSGKGFFAVPAVGAKVWVEFERGDLNYPIVAGCFWGEGEAPATPGLPTTKVWKTDAVTVKLDDLPGAGGLSIEVSPPAVPMPLKATFTAAGIEINHGGTAKVVLSATGIELSFGAANIKLGPTGVNVNNGALEVI; encoded by the coding sequence ATGAGCTCCTACTTCGGGAAGTACCGCGGCGAGGTCATCAACAACATCGACCCGCTGATGATGGGCCGCGTGCAGGTGAAGGTGCCCACCGTCCTGGGCGACAGCCAGCTGGGCTGGGCCATGCCGTGCATGCCCTACGGTGGCAGCGGCAAGGGCTTCTTCGCGGTGCCCGCGGTGGGCGCCAAGGTCTGGGTGGAGTTCGAGCGCGGGGACCTCAACTACCCCATCGTCGCCGGCTGCTTCTGGGGCGAGGGCGAGGCGCCCGCCACGCCGGGCCTGCCCACCACCAAGGTGTGGAAGACGGACGCCGTCACCGTGAAGCTCGATGACCTGCCGGGCGCGGGGGGCTTGAGCATCGAGGTGAGCCCGCCCGCGGTGCCCATGCCGCTGAAGGCGACCTTCACCGCGGCCGGCATCGAAATCAACCACGGGGGCACGGCCAAGGTGGTGCTCAGCGCCACCGGCATCGAGCTGTCGTTCGGCGCCGCCAACATCAAGCTCGGCCCCACGGGCGTCAACGTCAACAACGGCGCGCTGGAGGTCATCTAG
- a CDS encoding ATP-binding protein produces the protein MSSSPPTSWQDANQRQLTAALAVVRARLLQQVLATGEEPLPSGGPDVDAALAALAQAGSAMPAPSALENLCETFQLSPFERDCLLCCASVELGTGFGALFATVNRDPRRPWPTFGLALAMLPDAHWSALTPVAALRRWELLTLAPGESLTTSPLRIDERILHYLTGLSYLDRRLQELVSPVPAQATPPPSHQELAERMCRLWERETSAATVQLCGVEPDGARAIASTACAALGLQLHVTRASQLPLVAEERGMLARLWEREALLIGSGLLIECDDGTSAESLRAATAFAEQVQGMVILTAREPVRLRGRASLPLEVKRPTRGEQQALWTGALGPEGVPRNGALEKITQQFDLPLHAIRAASLEVRERGPFDDEGALGSALWNACRVQSRPRLEDLARRLEPTAGWEDLVLPPDKKAILKEIAAAVRQRTRVYETWGFASKGARGLGISALFAGASGTGKTMAAEVLALELGLDVYRIDLSQVVSKYIGETEKNLRRVFDAAQEGGAILLFDEADALFGKRSEVRDSHDRYANIEVSYLLQQMESYGGLAILTTNMKDALDTAFLRRLRFVLQFPFPDAAQRADIWRRMFPAATPTEGLDVARLARLSVTGGNIRTIALNAAFLAADANEPVRMAHLQRAVRSEFSKLDKPLAEAEVSGWT, from the coding sequence ATGAGCTCCTCCCCGCCGACCTCCTGGCAGGACGCCAACCAGCGTCAGCTCACCGCGGCGCTCGCGGTGGTGCGCGCGCGGCTGCTCCAGCAGGTGCTCGCGACGGGCGAGGAGCCCCTCCCCTCCGGAGGACCCGACGTCGACGCCGCCCTCGCCGCGCTCGCGCAAGCAGGCTCCGCCATGCCGGCCCCGTCCGCGCTGGAGAACCTGTGCGAGACCTTCCAGCTCTCCCCCTTCGAGCGCGACTGCCTGTTGTGCTGCGCGAGCGTGGAGCTGGGCACCGGCTTCGGCGCGCTGTTCGCCACCGTGAATCGGGACCCGCGACGTCCCTGGCCCACCTTCGGTCTGGCCCTGGCGATGTTGCCGGACGCGCACTGGAGCGCGCTCACGCCCGTGGCCGCCCTGCGCCGCTGGGAGCTGCTCACCCTCGCTCCCGGCGAGAGCCTCACCACCAGCCCGCTGCGCATCGACGAGCGCATCCTCCACTACCTCACCGGCCTGTCGTACCTGGACCGCCGTCTCCAGGAGCTCGTCTCCCCAGTCCCCGCGCAAGCCACTCCGCCGCCCTCCCACCAGGAGCTCGCCGAGCGGATGTGTCGACTCTGGGAGCGCGAGACGAGCGCCGCGACCGTCCAGCTGTGTGGCGTGGAGCCCGACGGCGCGCGCGCCATCGCCAGCACGGCCTGCGCCGCCCTGGGACTCCAGCTCCACGTCACGCGCGCGAGCCAGCTTCCCCTCGTCGCCGAGGAGCGAGGGATGCTCGCCCGGCTCTGGGAGCGCGAGGCCCTGCTGATTGGCAGCGGCCTGCTCATCGAGTGTGACGACGGCACCAGCGCCGAGTCGCTCCGCGCCGCGACCGCCTTCGCCGAGCAGGTCCAGGGCATGGTCATCCTCACCGCGCGCGAGCCCGTGCGCCTGAGGGGCCGCGCGTCGCTCCCGCTCGAGGTGAAGCGCCCCACGCGGGGCGAGCAGCAGGCGCTGTGGACCGGAGCGCTCGGACCCGAGGGTGTCCCGCGCAACGGCGCGCTGGAGAAGATCACCCAGCAGTTCGACCTGCCCCTGCACGCCATCCGCGCCGCCAGCCTGGAGGTGCGCGAGCGAGGCCCCTTCGACGACGAGGGCGCGCTGGGCTCGGCCCTCTGGAACGCCTGTCGCGTGCAGTCGCGCCCCCGCCTGGAGGACCTGGCGCGCAGGCTGGAGCCGACCGCGGGTTGGGAGGACCTGGTGCTCCCCCCGGACAAGAAGGCCATCCTCAAGGAGATCGCCGCCGCCGTGCGCCAACGCACGCGCGTGTACGAGACCTGGGGCTTCGCCTCCAAGGGCGCGCGCGGCCTGGGCATCAGCGCCCTGTTCGCTGGCGCCAGCGGCACGGGCAAGACGATGGCCGCGGAGGTGCTCGCGCTGGAGCTGGGCCTGGACGTCTACCGCATCGACCTGAGCCAGGTGGTCAGCAAGTACATCGGCGAGACGGAGAAGAACCTGCGCCGCGTGTTCGACGCCGCGCAGGAGGGCGGCGCCATCCTCCTGTTCGACGAGGCCGACGCCCTGTTCGGCAAGCGCTCCGAGGTCCGCGACAGCCACGACCGCTACGCCAACATCGAGGTGAGCTACCTGCTCCAGCAGATGGAGTCGTACGGGGGCCTGGCCATCCTCACCACCAACATGAAGGACGCGCTGGACACGGCCTTCCTGCGCCGGCTGCGCTTCGTGTTGCAGTTCCCCTTCCCGGACGCCGCCCAGCGCGCGGACATCTGGCGGCGCATGTTCCCCGCCGCCACGCCCACCGAGGGCCTGGACGTCGCGCGCCTGGCCCGGCTCAGCGTCACCGGCGGCAACATCCGCACCATCGCCCTCAACGCCGCCTTCCTCGCCGCCGACGCCAACGAGCCGGTGCGGATGGCGCACCTCCAGCGCGCGGTGCGCTCGGAGTTCAGCAAGCTCGACAAGCCCTTGGCCGAGGCCGAGGTCTCGGGGTGGACATGA
- a CDS encoding DUF4255 domain-containing protein, which yields MSNSLSIATVTATLRTLLFNHLQVDTPDVTVTTLPPDKARARDATHHQLNIFLFQVGHDAALRNTTFPPHVKPGESGLPPLALRLTYLLTPYAPSDDDVESHKLLGKAMNVLHDHPLLGSEELRVAVPGNDLHRQAERVRITSEPLSLEELSKLWTMFQTQYRVSVVYQVSVVLIESTRPRATPLPVLRAALSVQPDILPPFPLLEAITPPQRQVSARLGDVLVLTGQHLAGNTVGVRFQHPLWTTPATRPAADSTATRLTTSIPNDAANWPAGTYAVSVIVTDTNGVEHASPALPLTLAPRILTLAPSPVPRGPDGEVTLTATFSPHVRPDQRVALLLGDRELPAPERVAAVDNLTFTGRGFTAGDHYVRLRVDGVDSLLIDRSQTPPVFDPTQRVSVT from the coding sequence ATGAGCAACTCGCTCTCCATCGCGACGGTGACGGCGACGCTGCGCACGCTCCTGTTCAACCACCTTCAGGTGGACACCCCCGACGTCACCGTCACCACGCTGCCTCCGGACAAGGCCCGTGCCCGGGACGCGACGCACCATCAACTCAACATCTTCCTCTTCCAGGTCGGTCACGACGCCGCGCTCCGCAACACGACCTTCCCTCCCCACGTGAAGCCCGGCGAGTCCGGCCTCCCGCCCCTCGCCCTGCGACTCACGTACCTGCTCACGCCCTACGCCCCGTCCGACGACGACGTGGAGAGCCACAAGCTGCTCGGCAAGGCGATGAACGTCCTCCACGACCACCCGCTGCTCGGGTCCGAGGAGCTCCGCGTCGCCGTCCCCGGCAACGACCTCCACCGACAAGCCGAGCGCGTGCGCATCACCTCGGAGCCGCTCTCCCTGGAGGAGCTCTCCAAGCTCTGGACCATGTTCCAGACGCAGTACCGCGTCTCCGTCGTCTACCAGGTCTCCGTCGTCCTCATCGAGAGCACCCGCCCGCGCGCCACGCCGCTCCCCGTGCTGCGCGCCGCCCTCTCCGTCCAGCCGGACATCCTGCCCCCCTTCCCCCTCCTGGAGGCCATCACGCCCCCACAGCGGCAGGTCAGCGCGCGACTGGGTGACGTGCTCGTCCTCACCGGCCAGCACCTCGCGGGCAACACCGTGGGCGTGCGCTTCCAGCATCCGCTCTGGACCACACCGGCGACACGCCCCGCCGCCGACAGCACCGCCACGCGGCTCACCACCTCCATCCCGAATGACGCGGCCAACTGGCCCGCGGGCACCTACGCCGTGTCCGTCATCGTCACCGACACGAACGGCGTCGAGCACGCCTCCCCCGCCCTCCCGCTCACGCTCGCCCCGCGCATCCTCACGCTCGCGCCCTCCCCCGTGCCGCGCGGCCCCGATGGCGAAGTCACGCTCACCGCCACCTTCAGCCCCCACGTCCGTCCCGACCAGCGCGTGGCCCTGCTCCTCGGCGACAGGGAGCTCCCCGCACCCGAGCGCGTCGCCGCCGTGGACAACCTCACCTTCACCGGACGCGGCTTCACCGCGGGCGACCATTACGTCCGGCTGCGCGTGGACGGCGTGGACTCGCTCCTCATCGACCGGAGCCAGACGCCGCCCGTGTTCGACCCCACCCAGCGGGTGAGCGTCACATGA